A genomic region of Elaeis guineensis isolate ETL-2024a chromosome 9, EG11, whole genome shotgun sequence contains the following coding sequences:
- the LOC105051176 gene encoding stearoyl-[acyl-carrier-protein] 9-desaturase, chloroplastic-like produces the protein MALRVALAPRMALCFSPTKGNGRSPRVSMASTVPSSPKVESLKKPFSPPREALFQVTHSMPPQKIEIFKSLEEWAESNILVLLKPVEKSWQPQDFLPDSSSEGFFDEVKELQERSKEIPDDHYVCLVGDMITEEALPTYQTMLNTLDGVRDETGANLTSWAIWTRAWTAEENRHGDLLNKYLYLTGRVDMKQIEKTIQYLIGSGMDPRTENNPYLGFIYTSFQERATFISHGNTARLAKEHGDLKLAQICGTIAADEKRHETAYTKIVEKLFEIDPDDTVLAFADMMKKKISMPAHLMYDGHDDNLFEHFSTVAQRLGVYTAKDYAEILDFLVQRWNVEKLTGLSGEGNHAQDFVCSLASRIRRLEERAQGRAKQAPHIPFSWIYGRVVQL, from the exons GGTTGAGTCTCTGAAGAAGCCCTTCAGTCCTCCACGTGAGGCACTTTTCCAAGTCACTCATTCCATGCCACctcagaagattgagattttcaaGTCCTTAGAGGAGTGGGCAGAAAGTAACATCTTGGTGCTTCTGAAGCCAGTTGAGAAGAGCTGGCAACCACAGGATTTTCTGCCTGATTCTTCATCTGAGGGTTTTTTTGATGAAGTTAAGGAGTTGCAGGAGCGGTCAAAGGAGATCCCTGATGATCATTATGTTTGCTTGGTTGGAGATATGATCACTGAGGAGGCTCTTCCTACATATCAAACAATGCTTAATACTCTTGATGGTGTCCGGGATGAAACAGGTGCAAACCTTACCTCATGGGCTATTTGGACACGGGCATGGACTGCTGAAGAGAACAGGCATGGTGACCTTCTCAACAAGTATCTGTACCTAACTGGAAGGGTGGACATGAAACAAATTGAGAAGACAATTCAGTATCTAATTGGTTCGGGAATG GATCCCAGGACAGAGAATAACCCCTATCTTGGTTTCATTTATACCTCATTTCAAGAGCGGGCAACCTTCATATCTCATGGGAACACTGCTAGGCTTGCCAAAGAGCATGGGGACCTGAAACTGGCTCAGATATGTGGCACAATTGCTGCTGATGAGAAGCGCCATGAGACTGCATACACCAAGATAGTGGAGAAGCTATTTGAAATAGATCCAGATGACACTGTGCTTGCATTTGCTGACATGATGAAGAAGAAGATCTCGATGCCCGCCCATTTGATGTATGATGGGCATGATGATAACCTGTTCGAACACTTCTCCACCGTTGCTCAGCGGTTGGGTGTCTATACTGCCAAGGACTATGCGGAGATACTCGACTTTCTGGTCCAAAGGTGGAATGTGGAGAAGCTAACTGGCCTTTCTGGGGAGGGGAACCATGCTCAAGACTTTGTCTGCTCTTTGGCTTCCAGGATTCGGAGGCTAGAAGAAAGAGCTCAAGGGAGAGCCAAGCAAGCACCACACATTCCCTTCAGTTGGATTTATGGTAGGGTGGTGCAGCTTTGA